One segment of Gilliamella sp. ESL0441 DNA contains the following:
- a CDS encoding ImcF-related family protein translates to MTNKWKRIGLIFIILFGAIFLGIGLFLFGEGLGYKTPGRKFEIWLYGMLILVGIILAPALIRSSRIGSIRDVIKRESFNPKESDKPKTPQVFSEFSDIERHCKNRFNTFWRYKIRKCLVLGSRSDVESVFPRLQEEKWQLNDKTLMIYGGDVEEELDTSWLLMLKKQFSRFIPFSQKPLDAVIWVVNENYLANTRQQQLIIDKAVIQFKSRDRLLKWSAPLYLVAPQQSEWSQTGRTEQSVGVFFSELKNQSMDSVALSLKQLSQECCIRGVQQVKNNSLYNFLLQLSQNLINGNIDDIVRYISTLIALPYSPQVRGLFFIPQQSSSDEQEFFNNYLVMTPTWISISDDANQQSGRSIGVQWGLISGIASIGLIAMMGVGLVTSYFNNASLINESIELAKKADNSIRLSYTERLEIQSELQQRIAQLLYRTEHGTPILYRFGLNHNESLLNKLLLSYRTTNSRNIATPFHNLMTDYLTLLTELPNDSPERVKLVDSAYDVLKAYLMISEPDKSDGLYLSEFAAKKWRTPEGISEGDWQRLMPDLVRFWGQMLNTHHDWALNEDKLLVKSARKVLINKIGIQNALNTLYQEIIQRASQQYTNQSLSQLLDGADNHFLFYNDVEVPGIFTRKAWEGSIRDEIVAAAKSRKDQIDWVLGNGSKNNLTASISPEILAKQLTDRYFNEYSAAWVYFLNNIQWQQSDNISDVVEQLTLLADNRFSPLVSLINVIKYETEIEYSKDGISDNLFRTAQELMGNKKPNVPTTKKGEATGPLSATFSPIVSLLKNDNINGLSLQAYLAKVTQVRLKLQNITNSANPQSMMQVLAKSVFKGTSVDLTETRDYGNLIAANLGNELAGFGRSLFKKPLEQSWQVVLAPATDSFNEVWQNYIVNQWEKSFAGRYPFKNSDNEASLAELARFLRSDTGIIDKFILSELNGVLEKKGGRWVVNTVNAQGLKFSPNFLEALNLFSDVSSEVIASGDMSLSFDIMPRSGNKIVRTELVINRQKLEYYNQAPTWKRFIWPGDGYSPYSQLSWSSDETGLKLYKYFNGDWAMVRLFESASVKPLDSSRYEVIWSTTDGSKLRFILRTQLGGGPLTLLKLRNFSLPQTVFEL, encoded by the coding sequence ATGACAAATAAATGGAAACGGATAGGATTAATTTTCATTATATTATTTGGAGCCATATTCTTAGGTATCGGTTTATTCCTTTTTGGAGAAGGATTAGGTTACAAAACCCCTGGTAGAAAATTTGAAATATGGCTTTATGGAATGCTAATTCTTGTCGGTATAATATTAGCACCTGCTCTTATTCGAAGTAGTCGGATAGGTTCCATAAGAGATGTCATTAAACGAGAGTCATTTAATCCTAAAGAATCAGACAAACCTAAAACACCACAAGTTTTTAGTGAGTTTTCTGATATTGAGAGACATTGTAAAAATCGTTTCAATACTTTTTGGCGTTATAAAATTCGAAAATGTCTGGTTTTAGGTTCGCGCTCTGATGTGGAATCAGTTTTTCCACGTTTGCAAGAAGAAAAATGGCAATTAAACGATAAAACATTAATGATTTATGGTGGAGATGTTGAAGAAGAGCTCGATACTTCCTGGTTATTGATGTTGAAAAAACAATTTTCACGGTTTATCCCTTTTTCCCAAAAACCGCTCGATGCTGTTATCTGGGTTGTAAATGAAAATTACTTGGCTAACACACGTCAACAACAATTGATTATTGATAAAGCTGTAATACAATTTAAATCACGAGATAGATTATTAAAGTGGTCAGCACCACTTTATTTAGTTGCTCCGCAACAAAGTGAATGGTCTCAAACAGGGCGTACAGAGCAAAGTGTGGGAGTGTTTTTTTCTGAATTGAAAAATCAATCAATGGATTCCGTTGCTTTATCACTCAAACAACTTTCTCAGGAGTGCTGTATACGTGGTGTTCAGCAAGTAAAAAATAATTCCCTATATAACTTTTTGCTTCAGTTAAGTCAAAACTTAATCAATGGAAATATTGATGATATTGTTCGTTATATCAGCACATTGATTGCACTTCCTTATTCACCTCAAGTACGAGGGCTTTTTTTTATTCCACAGCAGTCATCAAGTGATGAACAAGAGTTTTTTAATAACTACCTTGTAATGACGCCAACATGGATTTCGATTAGTGACGATGCTAACCAACAATCTGGTCGAAGTATAGGCGTTCAATGGGGATTAATATCAGGTATAGCCAGTATAGGTTTAATAGCTATGATGGGTGTTGGATTAGTAACCTCCTATTTCAATAACGCATCACTGATAAACGAAAGTATTGAGTTGGCAAAAAAGGCAGATAATTCAATTAGATTAAGTTATACGGAAAGATTAGAAATTCAATCTGAGCTACAACAACGTATAGCGCAACTTTTATATCGAACAGAACATGGAACACCGATACTTTATCGATTTGGCTTAAATCATAATGAGTCATTATTAAATAAATTATTGCTAAGTTATAGAACGACTAATTCGCGTAATATTGCCACACCATTTCATAATCTTATGACAGATTATTTAACTTTATTAACTGAATTACCAAATGATTCACCAGAACGAGTTAAATTAGTTGATTCTGCTTATGATGTACTAAAAGCATATTTGATGATTAGTGAACCAGATAAAAGTGATGGATTATATCTGAGTGAGTTCGCAGCAAAAAAATGGCGGACACCAGAAGGTATTAGTGAAGGTGATTGGCAAAGATTAATGCCTGATTTAGTGCGTTTTTGGGGGCAAATGCTTAATACACATCATGATTGGGCTTTGAATGAGGATAAGCTTTTAGTTAAAAGTGCTCGAAAAGTTTTAATCAACAAGATAGGTATCCAAAATGCTTTAAACACGCTATATCAAGAAATAATACAGCGAGCGAGTCAACAATATACAAATCAAAGTTTAAGCCAATTACTTGATGGTGCCGATAATCATTTTCTTTTCTATAATGACGTTGAAGTGCCAGGGATTTTTACACGTAAAGCTTGGGAAGGCAGTATCCGAGACGAGATTGTCGCTGCGGCTAAATCGCGTAAAGATCAAATTGACTGGGTATTGGGTAACGGTAGCAAAAATAATCTTACAGCTTCAATATCACCTGAAATATTGGCTAAACAACTTACAGACCGGTATTTCAATGAGTATAGTGCTGCATGGGTTTATTTTTTAAATAATATTCAATGGCAGCAGTCCGATAACATTTCAGATGTGGTTGAGCAATTAACACTACTTGCTGATAATCGATTTTCACCGCTGGTTTCCTTGATTAATGTTATTAAGTATGAAACTGAAATTGAATATAGTAAAGATGGTATTTCTGATAATTTATTCCGTACTGCCCAAGAATTGATGGGTAATAAAAAGCCTAATGTGCCTACTACTAAGAAAGGTGAAGCTACAGGGCCATTGAGTGCCACATTTTCACCAATTGTGAGCTTGCTTAAAAACGACAATATTAATGGGCTTTCATTACAGGCTTATTTAGCGAAAGTTACTCAAGTTCGTTTAAAATTACAAAACATCACAAATAGTGCAAATCCACAATCTATGATGCAAGTTTTAGCTAAAAGTGTATTTAAAGGGACTTCTGTAGATTTAACTGAAACACGAGATTATGGGAATTTAATAGCCGCTAATTTAGGTAATGAATTAGCTGGGTTTGGTCGAAGTTTATTTAAAAAACCGTTGGAACAGTCTTGGCAAGTTGTTTTAGCACCTGCGACAGATAGCTTTAATGAAGTTTGGCAAAATTATATTGTCAATCAATGGGAAAAATCTTTTGCTGGTCGTTATCCTTTTAAAAATAGTGATAATGAAGCATCTTTAGCTGAGTTAGCTCGTTTTTTACGAAGTGATACAGGCATTATAGATAAATTTATATTGAGTGAGTTAAATGGTGTTTTAGAGAAAAAAGGGGGAAGATGGGTCGTCAATACTGTCAATGCCCAAGGCTTGAAATTTTCGCCAAATTTTCTTGAAGCATTAAATTTGTTTAGTGATGTAAGTTCTGAAGTGATTGCTTCAGGTGATATGTCTTTATCTTTTGATATTATGCCTAGAAGTGGTAATAAAATTGTTCGTACAGAATTGGTCATTAACAGGCAAAAACTAGAATATTATAATCAAGCGCCAACGTGGAAACGATTTATTTGGCCTGGTGACGGCTATTCTCCCTATTCTCAGCTTAGTTGGAGCAGTGATGAAACAGGCTTGAAGCTCTACAAATATTTTAATGGAGATTGGGCTATGGTAAGACTTTTTGAATCAGCGTCGGTTAAACCATTAGATTCATCTCGCTATGAAGTAATTTGGAGTACTACCGATGGGAGCAAACTAAGATTTATATTACGGACGCAATTAGGTGGTGGACCGTTAACATTGTTGAAATTACGCAATTTTAGCTTACCACAGACGGTATTTGAATTATAA
- a CDS encoding PAAR domain-containing protein encodes MGKNVVRLGDPTTHGGMVITASSTTIIEGKPVALVGDLVSCPVPYHGINPIIGSASKCISDGRLMAMDQCLCACGCKVIATITTAEIE; translated from the coding sequence ATGGGTAAAAATGTGGTAAGGCTAGGCGATCCAACAACACATGGTGGTATGGTTATAACCGCGTCATCTACAACAATTATAGAAGGTAAACCGGTAGCTTTAGTCGGTGATTTGGTTAGTTGTCCAGTACCGTATCATGGCATAAATCCTATAATTGGCTCGGCATCAAAATGTATTTCTGATGGAAGATTAATGGCTATGGATCAATGTTTATGCGCTTGCGGCTGTAAAGTCATAGCGACAATTACAACTGCGGAGATAGAATAA
- the tssH gene encoding type VI secretion system ATPase TssH, with amino-acid sequence MVTDPSVLLRRLNSFCAKSLEAAAGLCQTRAHTEITLEHWLLKLLEQGSGDMTIIARHYQFDMDKVWTGLLKYLDALPHTVNTKPSLSPALIAVLQSAWLKASLEDHEDVIRSVHIMQALQDMPHCLKAQDAWQLLSVSPISLQKMRAKLDEISDESPANQSNYNSEYSEGASEHLDISSESESDSQNKIDKNKISQKHLQAALDRFTENVTEKAKAGKIDPVFGRDIEIRQMIDILSRRRKNNPILVGEPGVGKTALVEGLALRIAEGNVPKSLENVCILSLDLGLLQAGAGVKGEFEQRLKNVIDGIQQSPTPILLFIDEAHTIIGAGNSAGGADAANLLKPALARGELRTIAATTWSEYKQYFEKDAALERRFQIVKVDEPDDEKACLMLRGLKSRYSKHHGVHILDEAVKTAVALSRRYISGRQLPDKAVDLLDTASARVRMGLDTIPESITLLEASIAALKIEQKAIDEDLVLDKHLSTDRIKEIDEKLNQLQNQLTIKQSQFEKEKALIQTLIELRQKQVDEPADAKLLKELDETQQQLKDLQGNTPLLSLDVDSRTVSSVISDWTGVPLESLLKDEQSHLLSLEDDLRQRVVGQDNALHEIAKRIRAAKTGLTSEDAPMAVFLLVGTSGVGKTETALALADTLFGGEQSLVTINMSEYQEAHTVSQLKGSPPGYVGYGQGGVLTEAVRKRPYSVVLLDEVEKAHRDVINLFYQVFDRGFMRDGEGREIDFRNTLILMTSNLGSDELMALFEEMPDADVATQQELLRPIIREHFQPALLARFQTIIYTPLGGEALRKIVEIKLNKVAKRLQKHYKIVFNVGEKLYDTLVSACLLPDTGARNIDSILNQQILPVVSNLLLQRNPVSNGEIPTLILDFDESEGIVLEWATEENKNKLSKAKTAKSKPEGSEKNSKKKESKKSKE; translated from the coding sequence ATGGTTACTGATCCCTCTGTTTTATTAAGAAGACTGAATTCGTTTTGTGCTAAATCCTTAGAGGCAGCTGCCGGGTTATGTCAAACGCGTGCACATACCGAGATTACACTTGAACATTGGTTATTAAAATTACTAGAACAAGGTTCAGGTGATATGACTATTATTGCAAGACATTATCAGTTTGATATGGATAAAGTCTGGACTGGTTTACTTAAATATCTTGATGCATTGCCTCATACTGTGAATACAAAACCAAGTTTATCGCCAGCGTTGATTGCTGTATTACAATCAGCCTGGTTAAAAGCGTCCTTAGAAGATCACGAAGATGTGATACGCTCCGTACATATTATGCAAGCATTACAAGATATGCCGCATTGTTTAAAAGCACAGGATGCTTGGCAATTATTAAGTGTCTCTCCTATTTCATTACAAAAAATGAGAGCAAAATTAGATGAAATATCAGATGAAAGTCCTGCTAACCAATCAAATTATAATTCGGAATATTCTGAGGGAGCATCCGAACATTTAGATATCAGTTCTGAATCCGAGTCTGATTCACAAAATAAGATTGATAAAAATAAAATTTCGCAAAAACACCTACAGGCAGCATTGGATCGTTTTACAGAAAACGTTACTGAAAAAGCTAAAGCTGGAAAAATAGATCCTGTTTTTGGTCGTGATATTGAAATTAGACAGATGATTGATATTTTATCTCGCCGTAGAAAAAATAATCCAATCTTAGTCGGTGAACCAGGTGTCGGAAAAACAGCTTTGGTTGAAGGATTAGCACTTCGTATCGCAGAAGGAAATGTCCCAAAAAGCCTAGAAAATGTTTGTATATTATCATTGGATCTTGGCTTGCTTCAAGCTGGGGCAGGTGTAAAAGGAGAGTTCGAACAACGTTTAAAAAATGTTATCGATGGCATCCAACAATCACCAACACCTATTCTACTCTTTATTGATGAAGCACATACTATTATTGGTGCAGGAAATTCTGCTGGAGGCGCAGATGCGGCGAATTTATTAAAACCAGCATTAGCCAGAGGAGAATTACGAACAATTGCTGCAACGACATGGTCAGAATACAAACAATATTTTGAAAAAGATGCCGCTTTAGAGCGTCGTTTTCAAATCGTGAAAGTTGATGAACCCGATGATGAAAAAGCATGTTTAATGTTACGAGGATTAAAATCTCGCTATTCAAAACATCATGGTGTTCATATTTTAGATGAAGCTGTCAAAACAGCTGTTGCGTTGTCAAGGCGCTATATTAGTGGTCGACAATTACCCGATAAAGCAGTTGATTTATTGGATACTGCATCGGCACGCGTGCGCATGGGACTTGATACAATTCCGGAATCGATAACCTTACTTGAAGCAAGCATAGCTGCATTGAAAATAGAGCAGAAAGCTATCGATGAAGATTTAGTATTGGATAAGCATTTATCGACCGATCGAATTAAAGAAATTGATGAAAAGTTAAATCAATTACAAAATCAATTAACGATTAAACAATCACAGTTTGAAAAAGAGAAAGCATTAATTCAAACTTTGATTGAATTACGCCAAAAACAGGTAGATGAACCTGCTGATGCTAAACTACTTAAAGAATTGGATGAAACTCAGCAACAGTTAAAAGATTTACAAGGTAATACACCATTACTTTCACTTGATGTAGATAGTCGCACGGTATCCTCTGTTATTTCGGACTGGACAGGCGTACCTTTAGAAAGTCTATTAAAAGATGAACAAAGTCATTTACTTTCTTTAGAAGATGATCTACGTCAGCGAGTCGTTGGTCAAGATAATGCCCTGCATGAAATTGCAAAACGCATTCGTGCAGCTAAAACAGGATTGACTTCAGAAGATGCACCAATGGCTGTATTTTTACTAGTCGGAACATCAGGTGTGGGTAAAACAGAAACCGCATTAGCTTTAGCGGATACATTATTTGGTGGTGAGCAATCTCTTGTGACGATTAACATGTCAGAATATCAAGAAGCTCATACCGTTTCACAGTTAAAAGGATCTCCACCGGGTTATGTTGGCTATGGTCAAGGCGGGGTATTAACCGAAGCTGTACGTAAACGACCATATAGTGTTGTATTATTAGATGAAGTTGAAAAAGCACATCGTGATGTTATCAATCTATTTTATCAGGTATTTGACCGTGGTTTTATGCGTGATGGTGAAGGTCGTGAAATTGATTTCCGTAACACCTTGATTTTAATGACCTCTAATTTAGGTAGTGATGAATTGATGGCGCTTTTTGAAGAAATGCCAGATGCTGATGTAGCAACTCAACAAGAGTTATTGCGTCCTATTATTCGTGAGCATTTTCAACCTGCATTACTTGCGCGTTTTCAAACTATCATTTACACACCACTTGGTGGTGAGGCATTACGCAAAATTGTTGAAATTAAGCTTAATAAAGTTGCAAAACGGTTACAAAAACATTATAAAATTGTGTTTAATGTGGGCGAAAAACTTTATGATACGTTGGTTTCAGCTTGTTTATTACCTGATACCGGGGCCCGCAATATTGACAGTATTTTAAATCAACAAATTTTACCTGTGGTATCAAATCTGTTATTGCAAAGAAATCCTGTCAGCAATGGTGAAATACCAACATTAATTCTTGATTTCGACGAATCAGAGGGTATTGTGTTGGAATGGGCAACAGAAGAAAACAAAAATAAATTATCAAAGGCGAAAACAGCCAAAAGTAAGCCGGAAGGTAGTGAAAAAAATAGCAAGAAAAAAGAATCTAAAAAATCCAAAGAGTAA
- the tssD gene encoding type VI secretion system tube protein TssD → MAIPAYLYLTDEQGKPIKGSVSIKGREDSIEVLEFNHKIHIPADSNTGKLKGTRNHHALEIVKEVDVSSPYLYRAVTSGQLLNTVKIDWYKIGNDGKEVPYFKTELFGVKVISVQGEMYNIKDPSKEVFNHLERVELAYEKITWTYLDGNHTHTDSWEESRG, encoded by the coding sequence ATGGCTATTCCAGCGTATTTGTATTTAACCGACGAGCAAGGTAAACCTATCAAGGGTTCTGTAAGCATTAAAGGGCGTGAAGATAGTATTGAAGTGCTTGAATTTAATCATAAAATTCATATACCTGCTGACAGTAACACAGGTAAATTAAAAGGTACACGTAATCACCATGCACTAGAAATCGTTAAAGAAGTTGATGTTTCATCACCTTATCTTTATAGAGCCGTTACTTCAGGTCAACTTTTGAATACTGTCAAAATCGATTGGTATAAAATTGGTAATGATGGTAAAGAAGTACCATACTTTAAGACTGAATTGTTCGGTGTAAAAGTTATTTCTGTTCAAGGTGAAATGTACAATATTAAAGATCCTTCAAAAGAAGTATTCAATCATTTAGAACGTGTTGAACTTGCTTACGAAAAAATTACTTGGACTTATCTTGATGGCAACCATACCCATACTGATAGTTGGGAAGAATCAAGAGGTTAA
- a CDS encoding OmpA family protein → MSDYPKRIQIIYALILSLLLLFVFLQITIGWKIIGAVLATVIATGLLWKMQRYRKVVVKSTKNVQFLDEKLELLPARQRYRLPILLVTGNAAKDFFPENLSLADSNILISSEAVWIYVDEFSHLPIVYDSLVAKWPDMLGRVGIFLALNPEVEEKKGLFIAKLQAFRQSWVDTCRIAKYQMPVYVSTHVGLNDLIYDENNPLPVHWFQSEKNKLYVLDHSLSPIDNWVNDIKIPHHERERRLRLRPFLQETQEWIEDVILKTLSDNKQPIAKCIPTGIAIYPINKTMVNGNLVQKLWEDATSLSLPKTHNIQEGITPPDPLVKFMPIAYPFSPIITMILGLIIITSLFVMGGMGASYWNNVKFIEQIQNDINDYHSIPMDNYDNKKIALDILQNDKTMLNQYYTKGEPIRLGMGLYRGLQLVEPLNNAMRDYVSKPIVTPQPIVVVPKPLPPIRLDSMALFESGQSSLKAGSEKTLINALIEIRKQIKANPQTGWLIIITGHTDSVGDDTKNLHLSFNRAMSVRDWILKNSDIPEACFAIQGHGAKEPLVDNSTPENRAKNRRVEINLVPQTSNCILVNEN, encoded by the coding sequence ATGAGCGATTATCCTAAGCGTATTCAAATTATTTATGCTCTCATTTTAAGCTTATTGTTATTGTTTGTATTTTTACAAATTACAATAGGTTGGAAAATAATAGGAGCAGTATTAGCTACAGTTATAGCTACTGGTTTGCTGTGGAAAATGCAACGCTATAGAAAAGTCGTTGTTAAATCAACAAAAAACGTCCAATTTCTAGACGAAAAACTTGAGTTATTACCTGCAAGACAACGTTATCGCTTGCCTATTTTGTTAGTCACAGGTAATGCTGCAAAAGATTTTTTCCCTGAAAATTTATCTCTTGCTGACTCTAATATACTTATTTCTTCTGAAGCAGTATGGATATATGTCGATGAGTTTTCGCATTTGCCGATTGTATATGACTCACTGGTTGCAAAATGGCCGGACATGTTAGGACGAGTTGGGATTTTTCTTGCTTTAAATCCAGAAGTTGAAGAAAAGAAAGGTTTATTTATAGCTAAATTACAAGCATTTCGCCAGTCTTGGGTAGATACTTGTCGAATAGCTAAATATCAAATGCCAGTTTATGTTTCAACGCATGTTGGACTTAATGATCTAATTTATGATGAAAATAATCCATTGCCTGTCCATTGGTTTCAATCAGAAAAAAACAAATTGTATGTTTTAGATCATTCTTTATCACCTATAGACAATTGGGTCAATGATATCAAAATTCCTCATCATGAAAGAGAACGTAGATTACGACTTCGTCCTTTCCTTCAAGAGACCCAAGAGTGGATTGAAGATGTAATATTAAAAACGTTGTCTGATAATAAGCAACCAATTGCTAAATGTATTCCAACAGGCATTGCCATCTATCCTATTAATAAAACTATGGTAAACGGCAATTTGGTGCAAAAGCTATGGGAAGATGCGACAAGTTTATCTTTACCAAAAACACATAATATACAAGAAGGGATCACGCCACCTGATCCTCTAGTTAAATTCATGCCGATTGCTTATCCTTTTTCTCCAATTATCACGATGATATTGGGTTTAATCATAATTACATCGCTATTTGTAATGGGGGGAATGGGTGCATCTTATTGGAATAATGTTAAATTTATTGAGCAAATACAGAATGATATTAATGATTATCATTCTATTCCAATGGATAACTATGATAATAAAAAAATAGCGTTAGACATATTGCAAAATGATAAAACAATGCTTAACCAATACTATACTAAAGGTGAGCCTATTCGTCTTGGTATGGGACTTTACCGTGGTTTACAGCTAGTCGAGCCATTAAATAATGCAATGCGAGACTATGTTTCTAAACCAATTGTTACTCCACAACCTATAGTTGTTGTACCAAAACCACTTCCACCAATTCGGTTAGATAGTATGGCATTATTTGAAAGTGGACAATCAAGTCTGAAAGCGGGTTCTGAAAAAACGTTAATTAATGCATTAATTGAAATTAGAAAACAGATAAAGGCTAACCCTCAAACCGGCTGGCTAATTATTATAACTGGTCATACTGATTCAGTTGGTGACGATACTAAAAATTTACATTTATCGTTTAATCGTGCAATGTCTGTTCGTGACTGGATTTTGAAGAATAGTGATATACCTGAAGCTTGTTTTGCTATACAAGGTCATGGGGCAAAAGAACCTCTGGTAGATAACAGTACTCCCGAAAATCGTGCAAAAAATCGGAGAGTTGAAATAAATTTAGTTCCTCAAACATCAAATTGTATTTTGGTGAATGAAAATTAA
- the tssL gene encoding type VI secretion system protein TssL, short form — MSLESKNIIIDELLRDPILVVVQLKAKADIPSGHKLYELCKQHVSNVREQLLNAQYSQDIIDDISYALCALLDEAVLLCHRDNPKNQDYDEWLGSPLQVIFFNTHNAGYDLFEKIRARLKADRKEGIVLACFDRVLGLGFQGYYLDKPQKEREELILALREALREYEPEQSYPIIQQTKSNRFRGRKAILLICTLVSIISIFILYFVLDNQLDKLVTQLVG; from the coding sequence ATGAGTTTAGAATCGAAAAATATTATTATCGATGAATTATTACGAGATCCAATTCTAGTTGTCGTGCAATTAAAAGCAAAAGCAGATATACCTTCTGGGCATAAACTGTATGAGCTTTGCAAACAACATGTCTCAAATGTACGAGAACAATTATTAAACGCTCAGTATAGTCAAGACATTATTGATGATATTAGCTATGCTTTATGTGCTTTGTTGGATGAAGCTGTATTGCTATGTCATCGTGATAATCCCAAAAATCAGGATTATGACGAATGGCTAGGTTCACCATTGCAAGTTATCTTTTTTAATACTCACAATGCAGGATACGATTTATTTGAAAAAATTCGGGCGCGTTTAAAGGCTGATAGAAAAGAAGGAATTGTTTTAGCCTGTTTTGATAGAGTTTTAGGATTAGGTTTTCAAGGTTATTATCTAGATAAGCCTCAAAAAGAGAGGGAAGAACTTATTTTAGCATTACGTGAAGCCCTTCGTGAATATGAACCTGAACAGTCTTACCCTATTATTCAACAGACAAAAAGTAATCGTTTTAGGGGCAGAAAGGCGATTTTGTTAATTTGTACTTTAGTATCAATTATTTCGATATTTATTCTTTATTTTGTTTTAGATAATCAACTCGATAAATTGGTTACACAACTTGTTGGTTAA
- the tssK gene encoding type VI secretion system baseplate subunit TssK has protein sequence MKIFRPLWSEGVFLAPQQFQQQALWDQFSSQKLAAFSIANPWGIESLVIDTQALTVDRLQADSISMRFSDGVLINTNVADRLPEARILNNEIPMDLDEVTVFVGLPLLQANGGNCLQDNQSIERPLRFRKEWVEVPDLLGKNVETMAVEYYALTFLFDFENHSDYLTCPIARLKRDLNGRFVLDPDYLPPMVNLFTQSGTLVKELELLCLQMKAKRQHLTGMRHERNQQIAEFATADVSLFWLLNALNTFEPQLKFLRDNPSIHPERLYETLTSLTGALLTFSLTNDVDGIPAYDHTKLNDVFPPLFGLVRNLLEESLPSRVIKIDLVHDKDTLWTGRLNDSRLTEDADFYLSVQSSMPGHQLQSRFPILCKAGAPDDVRQIIHSALSGIPIKALSHVPAAVPVRLDNQYFALDLSHSAAKNMLLARCCEFYVPRAMPDITLELFAVLRS, from the coding sequence ATGAAAATTTTTCGTCCATTGTGGAGCGAAGGTGTATTTTTGGCACCTCAACAGTTTCAACAACAAGCGTTATGGGATCAATTTTCTTCTCAAAAATTAGCTGCCTTTTCGATAGCTAATCCGTGGGGAATTGAAAGCTTAGTTATTGATACTCAAGCTCTTACGGTTGATCGGCTACAAGCCGATTCAATCAGTATGCGGTTTTCTGATGGTGTTTTAATTAATACCAATGTCGCAGATAGATTACCTGAAGCACGGATACTCAATAATGAAATTCCTATGGACCTTGATGAAGTTACGGTCTTTGTTGGTTTACCATTATTACAAGCTAATGGTGGAAACTGTTTACAAGACAATCAATCAATTGAACGACCATTACGTTTTCGAAAAGAATGGGTAGAAGTTCCTGATTTATTGGGTAAAAATGTTGAAACAATGGCCGTTGAATATTATGCTTTAACTTTTTTATTTGATTTTGAGAATCATAGCGATTATTTAACCTGTCCTATTGCACGTTTGAAACGCGATTTAAATGGGCGATTTGTATTGGATCCTGATTATCTGCCACCGATGGTAAATTTATTTACCCAAAGTGGAACCCTTGTAAAAGAGTTAGAGCTTCTATGCCTTCAAATGAAAGCTAAACGTCAGCATTTGACTGGAATGCGTCATGAACGTAATCAGCAAATAGCCGAATTTGCTACCGCAGATGTCTCTCTATTCTGGCTTTTAAATGCGTTGAATACATTTGAACCGCAACTTAAATTTCTTCGTGATAATCCTTCAATTCATCCCGAAAGACTTTATGAAACACTAACATCTTTAACCGGTGCTTTATTGACGTTTTCGTTAACCAACGATGTAGATGGTATCCCTGCGTACGATCATACAAAACTCAATGATGTTTTTCCTCCTCTTTTTGGATTAGTTCGTAATTTATTAGAAGAAAGCTTACCATCAAGAGTAATCAAAATAGATCTTGTACATGATAAAGATACATTATGGACAGGACGATTGAATGATTCACGTCTTACCGAAGATGCTGATTTTTATCTTTCGGTACAATCAAGTATGCCTGGTCATCAATTACAATCACGATTCCCAATCTTATGTAAAGCTGGTGCACCTGACGATGTGAGACAAATTATTCATTCAGCATTATCAGGTATACCGATTAAAGCATTAAGTCATGTGCCTGCAGCGGTTCCTGTGCGATTAGATAATCAATATTTTGCTCTCGATCTTTCTCATAGTGCAGCAAAAAATATGTTGCTTGCTCGGTGTTGTGAATTCTATGTACCACGTGCAATGCCTGATATTACATTAGAATTATTTGCTGTATTGCGTTCATAG